One genomic segment of Cronobacter turicensis z3032 includes these proteins:
- the iucB gene encoding Aerobactin siderophore biosynthesis protein iucB yields MALGLDGSAVLNHPGALAEGWLTAALDQLFVAAPTLTGITLPWAQWRDEPQAQALFDAVQCDYLARDTFWQLPLWLRGERIAARAGIQFDETRQLAFPARPPRPQGEVYRRYDPQVKRTLSFRVADVALDGERFTRWMNAPRVNAFWEMAGPQAEQEKYLRKQLDATYCYPLIGCFDDEPFGYFEIYWAPEDRIGRHYRWQPFDRGLHMLVGEEQWRGAQYIRSWLRGLSHYLWLDEPRTQRLVAEPRFDNQRLFRHLPVAGFETVKEFDFPHKRSRLVMSERSRFFSEVGL; encoded by the coding sequence CTGGCCCTCGGGCTCGACGGCAGCGCGGTACTGAATCATCCGGGCGCGCTGGCGGAAGGGTGGCTGACCGCCGCTCTCGATCAATTATTTGTCGCGGCGCCCACATTAACGGGCATTACGCTGCCGTGGGCGCAGTGGCGCGATGAGCCGCAGGCGCAGGCGCTGTTTGACGCGGTGCAGTGCGATTACCTGGCCCGCGACACGTTCTGGCAGCTGCCGCTGTGGCTGCGCGGCGAACGCATTGCGGCGCGTGCGGGAATACAGTTTGACGAGACGCGCCAGCTCGCCTTCCCGGCGCGGCCGCCGCGCCCGCAGGGCGAGGTCTATCGTCGCTACGATCCGCAAGTCAAGCGCACGCTCAGCTTCCGCGTGGCGGATGTGGCGCTGGATGGCGAGCGCTTCACCCGCTGGATGAACGCGCCGCGCGTGAATGCTTTCTGGGAGATGGCCGGGCCGCAGGCGGAGCAGGAAAAATATCTGCGTAAACAGCTCGACGCCACGTACTGCTATCCGCTGATTGGCTGCTTTGATGATGAGCCTTTCGGCTATTTCGAAATCTACTGGGCGCCGGAAGACCGTATTGGTCGCCACTACCGCTGGCAGCCGTTCGATCGCGGGCTGCATATGCTGGTGGGCGAAGAGCAGTGGCGCGGCGCGCAGTACATCCGCAGCTGGCTGCGCGGCCTGAGCCATTATCTGTGGCTGGACGAGCCGCGCACGCAGCGTCTGGTGGCGGAACCGCGCTTCGATAATCAGCGCCTGTTCCGCCATCTGCCGGTCGCTGGTTTTGAGACCGTGAAAGAGTTCGATTTCCCGCACAAGCGCTCGCGACTGGTAATGAGCGAGCGCAGCCGTTTCTTCAGCGAGGTGGGATTATGA
- the iucA gene encoding Aerobactin siderophore biosynthesis protein iucA — protein MVSLPRPAATDVAAQCFLNALLRETRDWQLVPGALPQEPAQIHLPLSDTQAIRIALRYFSPTQHHQYQFPAMRVASDEDSCEPIDFEQLVELILAKPSVKGELADDVLARFARRVQESHRHTWQAIELRHDWAALRAKPLNFAEAEQALLVGHAFHPAPKSHEPFDETEARRYLPDFAPRFPLRWFAVNKACVAGESLGVDLRTRLLRFAAQSAPVLLEHFTDTRWLVPMHPWQAAYLLTQPWCQALVEKGELIDLGEAGAPWLPTSSSRSLYSETNNDMIKFSLSVRLTNSVRTLSVKEVKRGMRLARLAQTSRWQALQARYPTMRVMQEDGWVGLRDAEGNIQEESLMALRVNLLFDTPQTQTNVLVSLTQAAPDGGDSLLACAVRRLSERLSLPLAQAARCWVQAYCERILLPLFSAEADYGLVLLAHQQNILVEMQQDLPVGLIYRDCQGSGFTDGALLWLAEAGEPEAENRFSEAQLLRYFPYYLLVNSTLAITAALGAAGFEREENLMALVRDALAQLRATARDTRCLDYVLESRHWNCKGNFFCYLHDHNENTIVDPAVIYFNFDNPFAGSTHDA, from the coding sequence ATGGTTTCCCTGCCCCGCCCTGCCGCGACTGACGTTGCGGCTCAGTGTTTTCTTAACGCGCTGCTGCGTGAAACCCGGGACTGGCAGCTGGTTCCTGGCGCATTACCGCAGGAGCCGGCGCAGATCCATTTACCGCTCTCCGATACGCAGGCAATCCGCATTGCGCTGCGCTATTTCTCCCCGACGCAACACCATCAGTATCAGTTCCCGGCAATGCGAGTGGCAAGCGATGAAGATAGCTGCGAGCCCATTGATTTTGAACAGCTTGTCGAGCTGATTCTGGCGAAACCGTCCGTAAAAGGCGAACTTGCCGATGACGTGCTGGCCCGCTTTGCGCGCCGCGTGCAGGAGAGCCACCGCCATACCTGGCAGGCCATTGAACTGCGTCACGACTGGGCTGCGCTGCGCGCGAAGCCGCTGAACTTCGCCGAGGCGGAACAGGCGCTGCTGGTCGGCCATGCATTTCACCCGGCGCCCAAATCGCACGAGCCGTTTGATGAGACCGAAGCGCGGCGTTATCTGCCCGATTTCGCGCCACGTTTTCCGCTGCGCTGGTTCGCGGTAAATAAAGCCTGTGTGGCGGGCGAAAGCCTGGGGGTAGATCTGCGCACCCGCCTGCTGCGTTTCGCCGCGCAGAGCGCGCCTGTGCTGCTCGAACATTTTACTGATACGCGCTGGCTGGTGCCGATGCACCCGTGGCAGGCGGCGTATCTGCTCACGCAACCGTGGTGTCAGGCGCTGGTGGAAAAGGGCGAGCTTATCGATCTGGGCGAGGCGGGCGCGCCGTGGCTGCCGACCAGTTCTTCGCGTTCGCTCTACAGCGAAACCAATAACGACATGATCAAATTCTCGCTCAGCGTGCGTCTCACCAACTCAGTACGCACGCTGTCGGTGAAAGAAGTGAAACGCGGAATGCGTCTGGCGCGCCTGGCGCAGACCAGCCGCTGGCAGGCCTTACAGGCGCGCTACCCGACGATGCGCGTGATGCAGGAAGATGGCTGGGTGGGCCTGCGCGACGCAGAGGGAAACATTCAGGAAGAGAGCCTGATGGCGCTGCGCGTCAATCTGCTGTTCGATACGCCACAGACCCAGACCAACGTGCTGGTGAGCCTGACCCAGGCTGCGCCGGACGGCGGCGACAGCCTGCTGGCCTGCGCCGTGCGTCGTCTCAGCGAGCGCCTCAGCCTGCCGCTGGCGCAGGCGGCGCGCTGTTGGGTGCAGGCGTACTGCGAACGCATTCTGCTGCCGCTCTTCAGCGCCGAAGCCGATTACGGTCTGGTGCTGCTGGCGCATCAGCAAAACATTCTGGTGGAGATGCAGCAGGATCTGCCGGTGGGCCTGATTTATCGCGACTGTCAGGGCAGCGGTTTTACCGATGGCGCGCTGCTGTGGCTTGCGGAAGCCGGCGAGCCGGAAGCGGAAAACCGCTTCAGCGAAGCTCAGCTGCTGCGCTACTTCCCGTATTACCTGCTGGTGAACTCCACGCTTGCGATAACCGCCGCCCTCGGCGCCGCCGGGTTCGAGCGCGAAGAAAACCTGATGGCGCTGGTGCGTGACGCGCTCGCGCAACTGCGCGCTACCGCCCGCGATACCCGCTGCCTCGATTACGTGCTGGAGAGCCGCCACTGGAACTGCAAGGGCAACTTCTTCTGCTATCTGCACGATCACAACGAAAACACCATCGTCGATCCGGCGGTCATCTACTTCAACTTCGACAATCCGTTTGCAGGGAGCACGCATGATGCCTGA
- the iucD gene encoding L-lysine 6-monooxygenase, translating into MMKTYDFIGIGIGPFNLSIAALAEGLDGFSSLFLERKPHFSWHPGMMVPDCHMQTSFLKDLVSAVEPTNRYSFLNYLVQRKKFYRFLTTEQRTVSREEFADYLCWAADNLSNLSFSQQVQQVSFNEASGLFEVVTQRDRFFARHVCMGIGKQVNLPDCVPAQNDQCFHASEMMLRTPSLAGKRVTVVGGGQSGADLFLNIFRGEWGQPAALNWVSRRNNYNALDEAAFANEYFTPEYLESFARLDEKTRCDLLAEQKMTSDGVTCESLLAIYRAMYHRFEVLGEKPWAHLLPSRSVTRVTPQAQGQRLSLRHHLDGGQETLEADVVIFATGYRPARPAFLAPLAHRLQLDEREGFRVNTNFTLEWDGPDASHLFAVNAGMHSLGIAEPQLSLMAWRAARILNVAHPDEPFDLSTTPGVIQWLSRPDTVTRQITQPVNSTDY; encoded by the coding sequence ATCATGAAAACGTACGATTTCATCGGCATTGGCATCGGCCCGTTTAATCTCAGCATCGCCGCGCTCGCCGAAGGGCTTGACGGCTTCAGCTCGCTGTTCCTTGAACGCAAACCGCATTTCTCCTGGCATCCGGGCATGATGGTGCCGGACTGCCACATGCAGACCAGTTTCCTGAAAGATCTGGTCAGCGCGGTGGAGCCAACTAACCGCTACAGTTTTCTGAACTACCTGGTGCAGCGTAAAAAGTTCTACCGCTTCCTGACCACCGAGCAGCGCACGGTATCCCGTGAAGAGTTTGCCGATTACCTCTGCTGGGCGGCGGACAACCTGAGCAATCTGTCGTTCAGCCAGCAGGTGCAGCAGGTGAGCTTTAACGAGGCCAGCGGGCTGTTTGAAGTGGTGACCCAGCGCGATCGCTTCTTCGCGCGCCACGTCTGCATGGGCATCGGCAAGCAGGTCAACCTGCCCGATTGCGTGCCTGCGCAAAACGACCAATGCTTCCACGCCAGCGAAATGATGCTGCGCACGCCGTCGCTTGCCGGGAAGCGCGTTACGGTCGTCGGCGGGGGCCAGAGCGGCGCCGATCTGTTTTTAAATATTTTCCGCGGCGAGTGGGGCCAGCCCGCGGCGCTGAACTGGGTGTCGCGCCGCAACAATTACAACGCGCTCGATGAAGCCGCGTTCGCGAACGAGTATTTCACGCCGGAATATCTGGAGAGCTTCGCCCGGCTTGATGAGAAAACGCGTTGCGACCTGCTCGCGGAGCAGAAGATGACATCGGACGGCGTCACCTGCGAATCGCTGCTCGCTATCTACCGCGCCATGTACCACCGCTTTGAGGTGCTGGGTGAAAAACCCTGGGCGCATCTGCTGCCGTCGCGCTCGGTCACCCGCGTAACGCCACAGGCGCAGGGCCAGCGTCTGTCGCTGCGTCATCATCTGGACGGCGGTCAGGAAACCCTCGAAGCCGATGTGGTGATTTTCGCGACCGGCTATCGCCCTGCCCGACCGGCATTTCTCGCGCCGCTGGCGCATCGTCTGCAACTGGATGAGCGCGAAGGCTTCCGGGTTAATACCAACTTTACGCTGGAGTGGGACGGCCCCGACGCGAGTCACCTTTTTGCCGTGAATGCCGGTATGCACAGCCTCGGCATTGCGGAACCCCAGCTCAGCCTGATGGCCTGGCGGGCCGCGCGCATTCTCAATGTGGCGCACCCTGACGAGCCGTTTGACCTGAGCACCACGCCTGGCGTGATCCAGTGGCTTTCCCGGCCAGACACGGTCACCCGCCAGATTACTCAACCTGTAAACAGCACTGACTACTAA
- the iucC gene encoding Aerobactin siderophore biosynthesis protein iucC encodes MMTPERWDRVNREMVAKILAELEYERTLTAQEIGAGRWAIALGNETWTFDAKRGIWGWLHINPATLANESGSAIEAESALRQLAVVLKMSDAQTAEHLEDLYATLRGDLQLLQAREGLDADALIDMDPDELQCLMSGHPKFIFNKGRRGWGLDALKAYAPEYRGRFRLHWVAVRRDLMVWSSDADCDINNLLASAMDDGERQRFTRYWQALHLDENWLPVPLHPWQWQQKIALHFLPQLARGEIIDLGVFGDEYIAQQSLRTLTNVSRRSSFDIKLPLTIYNTSCYRGIPGKYIAAGPLASRWLQQQFAGDKTLLALGAQILGEPAAGYVTHTGYAALKTAPYRYQEMFGVIWRENPSCWLKTGEQAVLMAALMETDNTGRPLIDAWIARSGLSAEAWLTQLFRVVVIPFYHLLCRYGVALIAHGQNVTLVMKDHVPQRILLKDFQGDMRLVDETFPEMESLPEPVKAVTARLGADYIIHDLQTGHFVTVLRFVSRLTEQCGVSETRFYRLLADVLQDYMAAHPEMTARFALFDLFKPQIIRVVLNPVKLTFAEHDGGSRMLPNYLTDLDNPLYRVTRETAS; translated from the coding sequence ATTATGACGCCGGAACGGTGGGATCGCGTAAACCGCGAGATGGTGGCGAAAATTCTCGCCGAGCTGGAGTATGAACGCACGCTGACGGCGCAGGAAATCGGTGCTGGGCGCTGGGCCATCGCGCTCGGCAATGAGACCTGGACGTTTGACGCGAAGCGCGGCATCTGGGGCTGGCTGCATATCAACCCGGCGACGCTCGCGAACGAGAGCGGCAGCGCCATTGAGGCCGAAAGCGCCCTGCGTCAGCTGGCCGTGGTGCTGAAGATGAGCGACGCGCAGACAGCGGAGCATCTCGAAGATCTCTACGCCACGCTCAGGGGCGATCTGCAGCTGCTCCAGGCGCGTGAGGGTCTGGACGCCGACGCGCTCATCGATATGGATCCGGATGAGCTGCAGTGCCTGATGTCAGGCCATCCGAAATTTATCTTTAACAAAGGGCGTCGCGGCTGGGGGCTGGATGCGCTGAAGGCTTACGCGCCGGAATACCGTGGCCGGTTTCGCCTGCACTGGGTGGCGGTCCGTCGCGACCTGATGGTCTGGAGCAGCGACGCTGACTGCGACATCAATAACCTGCTGGCAAGCGCCATGGACGACGGCGAACGTCAGCGGTTTACCCGCTACTGGCAGGCGCTGCATCTGGATGAGAACTGGCTGCCGGTGCCGCTGCATCCGTGGCAGTGGCAGCAGAAAATCGCCCTGCATTTTCTGCCGCAGCTGGCGCGCGGCGAGATTATCGATCTCGGCGTGTTTGGCGATGAGTATATCGCCCAGCAGTCGCTGCGTACGCTGACCAACGTCAGCCGTCGTTCGTCGTTTGATATCAAACTGCCGCTCACCATCTACAACACCTCCTGCTACCGCGGCATTCCGGGCAAGTACATTGCCGCCGGGCCGCTCGCCTCGCGCTGGCTGCAACAGCAGTTCGCTGGCGATAAAACGCTGCTGGCCCTCGGCGCGCAGATCCTCGGCGAGCCTGCTGCCGGTTACGTGACGCACACCGGCTACGCCGCGCTGAAAACCGCGCCCTATCGCTATCAGGAGATGTTTGGCGTTATCTGGCGTGAGAACCCGTCCTGCTGGCTTAAAACTGGCGAGCAGGCCGTGCTGATGGCGGCGCTGATGGAAACGGACAACACAGGTCGTCCCCTGATTGACGCGTGGATCGCGCGCTCGGGGTTAAGCGCTGAGGCGTGGCTGACGCAGCTCTTTCGCGTGGTCGTCATTCCGTTTTATCACCTGCTGTGCCGGTACGGCGTGGCGCTTATCGCCCACGGCCAGAATGTGACGCTGGTAATGAAAGACCATGTGCCGCAGCGCATTCTGCTGAAGGATTTCCAGGGCGATATGCGTCTCGTGGATGAAACATTTCCTGAAATGGAGAGCCTGCCGGAGCCGGTAAAAGCCGTGACCGCGCGTCTCGGCGCGGATTACATCATTCATGATTTACAGACCGGGCATTTTGTCACCGTTCTGCGTTTTGTCTCACGGCTGACCGAACAGTGCGGCGTCAGCGAAACCCGGTTCTACCGTCTGCTGGCCGACGTATTGCAGGACTATATGGCCGCGCACCCGGAGATGACAGCGCGCTTCGCGCTGTTTGATCTGTTCAAACCGCAAATCATTCGCGTGGTGCTGAACCCGGTCAAACTCACGTTCGCAGAGCATGACGGCGGCAGCCGCATGTTACCCAATTACCTTACCGATCTTGATAACCCGCTGTATCGGGTCACCAGGGAGACCGCATCATGA